A region of the Chelatococcus sp. YT9 genome:
TTTCCTTCTCGAATTTCGCGACGAGCTCGGCCGGAGAATTCTGCGGATTATCGAAATGATACCACCAGCGTACGGTGGTGGCATCCTGCGCCACCGCCGGCGCGGCCAATGTGGAGGCAAGGGGCGCACCGAGCGCGGCAGCGCCCGCAAGCTTTAGAAATGCTCTGCGTTCCATAGGTATTCTCTCCCATCATCTTCTTCACGGTCCAGTTATCCCCGACCGTGTCGAGGCCCTCTGGATTCTGCCGACCGTCGATTTCCATGCCCGGGCCTGCCGAGCACGACAGCTATCCCCTCATCTCCGCCGGATCATCCTCCAGGACGATCGTATCAATATGGAGTCCGAGTTCGTCAGCGAGCCCTCTGCCATCGCGAGCCACGAGACGGTCGATCAGGATGTCATGGCGCCGCGCCGTATCCTCGAGGGGCCTGCGATGCCGCGGCGCCCACAGCTTCGAGCGATGCGTATGCATGATACAACGGGCCAGGATCTGCTCCAGGGCTTCGAGTTGCGATAGGCGGAAGATCGCGAGGTGAAAATCCTTATCGGCCTCGATGAGCTGAAACTCGTCGCCCGCACCCGCAGCTTCGTTCATTGTCTCGCGAATGGCCATGATCGCATCAAGCGAACGGGCGTCAACATTGCGGGCCGCGCGCTCCGCACCACGCATTTCCAGACGTCGCCGAAGCGCGAGCATCTCCTCCGCCTCTTCGTCCTCCAGGCGCGTGACAACCGTGCCGCGTCGTCCCGTGCGTATGACGAGGCCATCCTCCTGCAGCCTGAGCAAAGCCTCCCTTATCGTGCCCTGACTGCAGCCAATTTCATGCGCGAGGCCAAGCTCCGTCAGCACGGCCATCGGTTTGAGCTCGTTCAGCATGATGCGCCGCTTGACGATTCCGTAAACGTGATCAGCTGGACGAACGAGTTTAACGGCTGGGTTACTCATCATTATAGATATCGATAATGACAATGAGATCGACCGTCAAGATGCTCTGCGGGAAGACAGCCCTTGTATTTTTGCCCGAGCCCAGTGCGGAAGCCCGCGCCCTAAGCGCGAGCGCACAGCAGCGCGAACAAGCGAAGCGCTACACCAACAAGGGCAGAACAACGAAGGGGATGGGAGAGAGGAACCCCGGCAACGTCCCCGATCGCGTCGGCTTCTAGGCGTGGACGCGTGCGCGGACCATGTGCAGCACGGTCTCGAGGTGATCCCGGATCGCGGTCTCGGCGCGGGCCGCATCGCGCGCTACGAGTGCATCGACGATTGCGATGTGCTGCTTCTGCAGTTGAACCACGTCGGACGCATTGCCGGCTGGGGCGAGCTCGCTGTCCGAATACTCGTAGAATTCTTCGATCAGGTTGGCGAGGCGCGTGCTCCCGGACAACTCCCCGAGATTGAGGTGGAATTTTCGATCCAGGCTGGCTCGTTGCTGCACAGCCATCGTCGGCAGAGCCTTCAGAACGGCGTCGCATTCCGCGCGCAAAGCGGCCAATTCCCCATCGCTCGCGCGCATGCAGATCAAACGCGCTGCGGCTCCCTCCAGGCTTTGCCGCAGCACGATAACTTCCGACAGTTTCGAGCTGGTGTCCTCGACCACCACCCCGCCACCTGGGAGCCGTCGGACGAGCCCTTCGAGTTCAAGTTTGGAGATTGCCTCG
Encoded here:
- a CDS encoding GntR family transcriptional regulator, which translates into the protein MMSNPAVKLVRPADHVYGIVKRRIMLNELKPMAVLTELGLAHEIGCSQGTIREALLRLQEDGLVIRTGRRGTVVTRLEDEEAEEMLALRRRLEMRGAERAARNVDARSLDAIMAIRETMNEAAGAGDEFQLIEADKDFHLAIFRLSQLEALEQILARCIMHTHRSKLWAPRHRRPLEDTARRHDILIDRLVARDGRGLADELGLHIDTIVLEDDPAEMRG
- a CDS encoding GntR family transcriptional regulator; protein product: MNGEIELLQAVQREPVVKHVHRELRRAILQGRFAVESRLVETAIAKLLNVSRTPVREAISKLELEGLVRRLPGGGVVVEDTSSKLSEVIVLRQSLEGAAARLICMRASDGELAALRAECDAVLKALPTMAVQQRASLDRKFHLNLGELSGSTRLANLIEEFYEYSDSELAPAGNASDVVQLQKQHIAIVDALVARDAARAETAIRDHLETVLHMVRARVHA